The DNA sequence CGCCGACGTGGAAAAGCGCCTCGCCGAGCAGCGCCGGGCCGCCGAGTCCCGGGTCCGCGACGGCGACGCCGACCTGCTGGCCGACGCGCACCGGATGCAGCAGGCCGCGGGCGACACCATGGAGCTGCCCGAGCTGGCGCCCGGCGATCCGGGACTGGCCGAGGCGGTGCTCGCCGCGGCCGCCGTCGCCCGCAGCACCGCGCGGGAGCGGCTCACCGCCGCCCACTGCCGCCTCGCCACCGCCGAGTCCGCCCTGACCGTCGCCGACCGGACTCTGGAGGACACACGCGAACGGGACCGTCTGCAACGGCGGTTCGCCGAGGCGCGGGAGCGGGCGGCACGGCTCCAGGAGCGCTCCGGTGCCCACCGGGAGGCGCGGACCCGGATGGAGCGGGCCCGCAAGGCCGAGACCGTCGCCCCCGCCCTGGAGCTGCGGGACTCCGCCGACGCCGAGCACCGGCGCGCGGCCGGCGCGGAGCAGCGCGCGCGGGCTCTTCTCCCGGCGTCCCTCGCGGACGCGGGACCGGCCGGGCTCGCCGCCGCCGCCCGCCGGGCCGCCGAGGAACTGGGCGGGCTGGAGTCGGCCCGCCGCGCCGAGCGGCGGCTGACGGAACTCCTCGCCGAGCGCGCCGACCTGGACCGCCGGGAACGCGCGGACGAAGAGGTGCGGGAGGACGCCGAGGCCTGGCTCGCGGACTGGGAGCAGACCCGCGCCGGCATCCAGGCCCGCATCGAGTCCGCCCAGCAGGCCGCCACCCGCGCCGGTGAACTCGCCGTGCGGCGCGACCCCGCGCGGCAGCGGCTGGACGCCGCGCGCACGCGCGACCGGCTGGCCGAGGACACCGGGACGGCCGCCGAACAGGCCCGGGCCGCCCGGGAACGGGCGCTCGCGGCCCAGCAGCACTGGCTCGACCTCAAGGAACGGCGCCTGAACGGCATCGCCGCCGAACTGGCCGCCGGCCTCACCGACGGTGAGCCCTGCGCGGTCTGCGGCGCCACCGACCACCCCGCCCCCGCCCGCAAGGTCGACGGGCACGTCGACCGCGAGACGGAGGAGCGCGCCCTCGCCGACTACCGGCGCGCGGACGAGCGGCGCGCCGAGGACGAGCGGCGGCTCGGCGTCGTACGGGAGGCGCTGGCCGCCGCGAGCGCGGAGGCCGGGGACGCGGCGACCGAACAGCTCGCCCGCGCGGTCGAGGAACTGGAGCGGGAGTACGCGCGGGCACGGGACGCCGCCTCCGTGCTGCACTCCGCGCAGGAACAGCTGCGCCGCGCGGAGCACGAGCACGAGGCGCGGACCGCCGCCCAGCGCGAGGCCGCGGTCCGGGCCGCCTCCCGTGTGGGCCGGCGGGAGCGGCTGGACCAGGAGCACCGCACCCTGGCCGAAGAGCTGACCCGGGCGCGGGGGGACGCCCCCAGCGTGGCCGCGCGCGCCGAGCAGCTGGAACAGGGGGTCGCGCGGCTCACGGAAGCCGCCGACGCCGCCCGCGCCGCCGAGGAAGCGGCCCAGCGGCTCAAGGCCGCCGACGCCCGGCTCGCCGACGCCGCCTTCCGGGCCGGCTTCGACACCCCGCAGGCCGCCGCCGACGCCCTCCTGGACGACGCCGGCCACCGTGAACTCCAGCGGCGCCTGGACGCCTGGCAGCACGAGGAGGCCGCCGTACGGGCCGTCCTCGCCGAACCGGAGACCGCGGCCGCCGCCCAGCTGCCGCCCGCCGACCTCGCCGCCGCGCAGCGGGCCGCCGAGGACGCGGCCCGCCGGGTGCGCGAGGCGGCCTCCGCGCGCGACGCCGCCGCCCGGCGCTGCGCCGAACTCGACCGGCTCTCCGCGCGGGCCGCCGCCGCGGTGCGCCGGCTCGGCCCGCTGCGCGAGGAGTACGACCGGGTGGCCCGCATGGCCGGCCTCACCGCGGGCACCTCGGCGGACAACGAACGCAGGATGCGGCTGGAGTCCTATGTCCTCGCCGCCCGGCTGGAGCAGGTGGCCGCCGCCGCGACCGCGCGGCTGCACCGCATGTCGTCCGGCCGGTACACCCTCGTCCACTCCGACGACCGCACCGGCCGCGGCCGCAGCGGCCTCGGTCTGCACGTCGTCGACGCCTGGACCGGTCGGGAGCGCGACACCGCGACCCTCTCGGGCGGCGAGACCTTCTTCGCCTCCCTCGCCCTCGCGCTCGGCCTCGCGGACGTCGTCACCGACGAGGCGGGCGGGGTGCGGCTGGACACCCTCTTCATCGACGAGGGCTTCGGCAGCCTCGACGACCAGACCCTCGACGAGGTGCTCGACGTCCTCGACTCGCTCCGCGAGCGCGACCGCAGCGTCGGCATCGTCAGCCACGTCGCCGATCTGCGGCGGCGGATCCACGCCCAGCTGGAGGTCGTCAAGGGACGGACCGGTTCCGTGCTGCGGCAGCGCGGGATCCGGTGACGGCCGCCACCGCCCCGGCCCTCGCCCAACTCGGCCACCACGTCACGGAGATGCTCGGCGGGTTCGCGTACGGGGTGCGTGAGGGCTTCGCGTACGGGACCCCGCGGGGCGGCGAGCGCCGTGCGCCCGCTCCGCTGACGGCACCGGTGGGCTCCGGCGACTGCGGTTGCTGAACCCCCGGCTCCGGTACGGGAGTCGACCCGATAGGTTCTGCGCATGGTGCGATACGCGGAGCCGGGCACGGTGGAGTGGGTGGAGTCGGGCGGCGGGCCGCTCATCGCGGTGCCGGAGGCCGTCCTGCCGTTCTGGACGGGCGCCGACGGCGAGGAGACGGCCTCGGACTACGACCGGGCCTGCGAAGTGGACGGACTTGTCGGACTCCTCCCGGTCGGCGACTCCACGGCGCTGGTCCTGGGCGACGAGCCCGCCCCGACCGCCTTCCTCCCCGAGCACGGCACCCTCGTCCGGTGCGTCGCCGGACACTCGGAGGCGGAGGTCCTGGCGAGCGTCCCGGAGGCGCTGCACACCGCACCGTGGGGGCCCGAGACGCCCTACGAGGTCCGGGGCGACCTCATCCTGTTCGACGCGGCCTGGCCCGGCGACCGGTCCACCGGCACGGACCACGTACGGCTCGCCCTCGCACCCGGCCGGTACGCGGTCCGGGCGGCCGAGGTGCAGCCGGGCCCGGAGACCTGGCTGGTGCTCGTCCGGTTCCGCGCGCTGACCTGATCCCCGACCGGGGCCGGCCGGCCCCGGCGGCGCCGGGCACGCGGTGGCCCGGCGGCTCGCCGTACCACCCCGTGCCGCACGACGCCGCCCCGGGGCGCCGACGGCGTCGAGAAGGTGACCGCCTCCGTGCGCGCCGCCCTCGGCGCCCCCGGCCACCGCCCCCCTCACCGGCGACGCCCACGAGGCCGTGGCCGGCCGCTGGGGCGGGCCCGGCGACCCCGCCCGCCTCATCACACGGGCGGCCACGGACGAGGCGGACCGGATCAGCGGCCGGGTCAGCGACTGCGAGAGCGGCTTCCGGCGTCGACGGCGGCGGTGCCGGTCCGGCTCACAGCGCCGACAGCTCGTCCACCAGGTCGTCCAGACCCAGGGAGCCCTGGGAGAGCGCGGCCATGTGCCAGGCCTTGAGGTCGAACGCGTCGCCGTGCCGCGCGCGGGCGTTCTCCCGGCCCAGCAGCCACGCCCGCTCGCCGAGCTTGTAGCCGATGGCCTGGCCCGGGATCGTCAGATAGCGGGTCAGCTCGCTCTCCACGAAGTCCGCCGGACGGCTGCTGTGCGCCCCGAAGAACTCCTCCGCCAGCTCCGGCGTCCAGCGCTCACCCGGGTGGAACGGCGAGTCCGCCGGGATCTCCAGCTCCAGGTGCATGCCGATGTCGACGATGACCCGCGCCGCCCGCATCATCTGCGCGTCCAGATAGCCCAGCCGCTCCTCCGCGTCCGCGAGGAAGCCGAGCTCGTCCATCAGCCGCTCCGCGTACAGCGCCCAGCCCTCGGCGTTCGCGCTGACCCCGCCCACGGAGGCCTGGTAGCGGGAGAGGTCCTCGGACACGTGCACCCACTGCGCCAGCTGGAGGTGATGGCCGGGGACGCCCTCGTGGTACCAGGTGGAGACCAGGTCGTAGACCGGGAAGCGGGTCAGGCCCATCGTGGGCAGCCAGGTGCAGCCCGGCCGGGAGAAGTCCTCCGACGGGGGCGTGTAGTACGGCGCCGCCGCGCTGCCCGCCGGGGCGATCCGCGACTCCACCCTGCGCACCCGCTCGGCGAGGTCGAAGTGCGTGCCGTCCAGCGACTCGATCGCCCGGTCCATCACGCCCTGGAGCCAGTCGCGGACCTCGTCGACGCCCTCGATGTGCCGGCCGTGCTCGTCGAGGTGCGCCAGCGCCACCCACGGCGTCGCGGCGCCGGGCAGGATCTTCTCGGCCTCCTCGCGCATCTCGCCGAGCAGCCGGTGGTACTCGGACCAGCCGTACGCGTAGGCCTCGTCCAGATCGAGGTCGGTGCCGTTGTAGTAGCGGGCCCAGCGGGCGTAGCGCTCCCGGCCCACGGTGTCCGGGGCATCCTCGACGGCCGGCGCGTACACGTCGCGCATCCAGTCCCGCAGCTCCACCACGGCCGCGGTCGCCGCGCGGGCGCCCTCGTCCAGTTCGCCGCGCAGCGCGTCCGGGCCCGCGGCGGCGAACTCCTCGAACCAGCCGCGGCCCTCACCGGTGTCCGCCCACTCGGAGAGCTGCCCGACGAAGGTCCGCGTCGGGCGCGGAGCCGCGTACAGCTTGCGCTCCAGGCCGAGTGCGAGCGACTCGCGGTAGCCCGCCAGCGCGGTGGGCACCGCGCGCAGCCGCTCGGCGATCGCCGCCCAGTCCTCGTCCGTCTCGGCCGGCGTCACGGTGAACACCTCGCGCACCGAGTGCGCGACCGTGCCCAGGTTGCCGACCGCGCGCAGGTGTTCGTCGGCCTCGTGCACGGCCAGTTCCGCGGTGAGCCGCTCGCGCAGCAGCCGGGCGCAGCGGCGCTCGATGCCGCTGTCCGCGCCGGGCAGCCGCTCGGCCTCGTCGAGCCGTGCGAGGGTGGCCCGCTGGAGCTCGGCGAGCGCCTCCTGTCCGGCGGGCGAGAGGTCGGGCAGCCGGGAGGAGCTCTCCTTCACTCCGAGGTACGTTCCGGTGACCGGGTCGAGGGCGATGAGCTCGTCGACGTAGGCGTCGGCGACCTGACGGGGAAGGGCGCTGTTGGTCTGTGACATGCGGACCATCCTGATACGCGGCCCGCCGCACGTCACCCGGTTTGAGCCGAGGGCGAAGGCGGCAGCACCGGCCCGCAGTCCCACTGCTGGAAGATCAGCCGGGTCTCCACGCGCGCCACCTCGCGCCGGGCCGTGAACTCGTCGAGCACCAGCCGCTGCAGATCCGTCATGTCCGCGACCGCGACATGCACCAGATAGTCGTCGGGGCCGGTCAGGTGGAACACCGTCAGGGACTCCGGCAACGCCCGGATCCGCTCCACGAACGGTCCCACCAGCTCCCGCCGGTGCGGTCTGACCTGAACCGACAGCAGCGCCTGGAGACCCCGGCCGAGCTTGGCCGGATCCAGTTCCAGCCGGTGCCCGAGGATCACGCCGGAGCGGCGCAGCCGGGTCACCCGGTCCAGACAGGTCGACGGAGCGACCCCGACCTGCGCGGCGAGGTCCCGGTAGGTCGTCCGGGCGTCGTTCTGCAACAGCCGCAGCAGAAGGAGGTCCACCGGATCGAGTACGACGGATTCGGCCACCGGCCGAACGTAGCACGGGCTCCCGACGCGGTGAACCGTTCTGTGTTCACCCTTCCGTCCATGGACATGGGCATGGAAACGCGACGCACCACCAGAGCACTCGCCACCGAAGCCGTGCACGCGGGCCGGGACGACCTCGCCGGCCTGGGACTGCACGCCCCGCCGATCGACCTGTCCACCACCTACCCCTCCTACGACAGCCGCGGCGAGGCCGCCCGGATCGACGCCTTCGCCACCACCGGCGCCGAGCCGGAGGGCCCGCCCGTCTACGGGCGGCTCGGCAACCCGACCGTCGCCCGCTTCGAGACCGCCCTGGCCCGTCTGGAGGGCACCGAGTCGGCGGTCGCGTTCGCCAGCGGCATGGCCGCCCTCAGCGCCGTCCTGCTGGTGCGCGGCTCCATGGGACTGCGGCACGTCGTCGCCGTCCGCCCGCTGTACGGGTGCAGCGACCATCTGCTGACCGCCGGACTGCTCGGCTCCGAGGTGACCTGGACCGATCCGGCCGGGGTCGCCGACGCGCTGCGCCCGGACACCGGTCTGGTGCTGGTGGAGTCCCCGGCCAACCCGACGCTCGCCGAGATCGACCTGCGGGCCGTCGCCCACGCCTGCGGCTCCGTGCCGCTGCTCGTCGACAACACCTTCGCCACCCCGGTGCTGCAGCGCCCGGCCGAGCAGGGGGCGCGGCTGGTGCTGCACAGCGCCACCAAGTACCTGGGCGGCCACGGGGACGTGCTGGCGGGCGTGGTGGCCTGCGACGAGGAGTTCGCCGGGCGGCTGCGCCAGGTGCGCTTCGCCACCGGCGGAGTGCTGCACCCGCTGGCCGGCTATCTGCTGCTGCGCGGCCTGTCGACGCTGCCGGTGCGGGTGCGGGCCGCCTCGGCCAACGCCGCCGAACTCGCCGCGCGGCTCGCCGCCGACCCGCGCGTGGCCCGCGTCCACTACCCGCGCGTCGGCGGTGCGATGGTCTCCTTCGAGGTGCACGGCGACCCGCACGAGGTGATCGCCGCCGTACGGCTGATCACTCCGGCCGTCAGCCTCGGCAGCGTGGACTCCCTCATCCAGCACCCGGCGTCCATCAGCCACCGCATCGTCGACGCCGACGACCGCAGGGACGCCGGGGTGAGCGACCGGCTGCTGCGGCTCTCGGTCGGCCTGGAGGACGTCGAGGACCTGTGGGCCGATCTGGACGCGGCCCTGGGGGAGCGGGCCGGGACGCCCGCGCGCCCCGAGACGCTGGTCCAGGGCTGAGGCCCGGCGCACACGGCGATCGGCCCGGCGGGACACGCCGGGCCGATCGCCGTCCGTGGGAGCGGGGGCCTACGACCGGCCGATCCGCTCGCCGTGCTCCCGCGCGCCGCGCGCCGCCACCGCGTCCAGCCGGGCCGTGACGACCAGGGTGCCCTCCTCGATCTGGTAGTCGAGCGGCAGCCCCAGGGCGCGCATCGCGGCGACCATGCCGGTGTTGGACGCCTGCGTCACCGCGTACACATGGGCGCAGCCCGCCTCGGCGGCCATCGCCACCAGCCGGGCGAGCAGCGCGCCGCCGATGCCCCGGCGCTGCCAGGCGTCCTCCACGATCAGCGCCACCTCGGTCTCGTCGCCGTCCCACAGCAGATGGCCGAGGCCGACGATGCGGCCCGAGGCGGTCTGCGCCGCGAGCGTGCGGCCGAAGCGGGGGCTGAGCAGGTGGTTCAGATAGCGGTCCGCGTCGCCGACCGGCCCGTGGTAGCGCATCCGCAGGGTGTGCGGGGAGCACCGCTCGTGCATCGCCCGGGCGGCGGCCAGGTCGCCGGTGTCCGCCCGGCGCACGGAGATGTCACCGCCCTCGGGCAGCGTGAGCACGTCCCGGCCGCGCGGGATCCGCGGGCCGAGCCGGGCGTCCAGCTCCACCAGCGCACGGGCACGGGCGAACTCGGTGGGGGTGAACGGCAGATACGGCCGCTCCACGGTGATCACCCCGCCCTCGGGGGCGCGCAGCCGGATCACGGTGTCCTCCAGGGAGCCCTCCGCCGGGACGGCCCCGTCGGTTCCGTGGATGTCGGCGGGCTGCGAGCGGATCGTGCACCGGCCCAGCAACTGGCGCAGGGCGAGCGGCAGTTCGGAGGCGTCCTGGGCGGTGCGGGCGGCCAGCCGCAGGACCCGGGTGGGGGCGTCCACCAGGTCGTGGGCGTCGGCGCGCTCCAGCCAGACGGCCGTACCGCCGGCCCGCGACACCGCCGCGGTGAGGTCCGTACCGGCCGGGGCCCGCAGCAGGAACTCGTCGACGGTGTCCGCGCCCAGCGGGTGCGTCTGCAGGGTGAGGATGTCGACGCGCAGGTTGGCCAGTGCCGTGCACAGCGCGGCCAGCGCGCCCGGTTCGTCCTTCACCGTCGTCCGCATCCGCCACAGCTCGCTCTCCCCGGCCGCGGCGGAGGGCGGCGGGGCACCGCCGGTATCGTGCGCCGGCGGTGCGCTGCCGTGGCGGCGTGCCCACCATGCGTGGAACCCGGCCGAGCACCGGGCGGCGAGCTCGGCGGGGTTCCAACGGCGGTGGGCGGGGCCGCCGTGCCGGATGTCGGTCGCTTCAGACATGTCTCGACTCATACAGCCACTGTGAAGGAAATGTGTTTCGTGATCACGAACGCACTGTGACTGACGGGTAAAGCGAGCTTCCGCCCGTTTTCGCGGGGTTGCCGCGGGACTCGGGCCCTGCCGCGTTACTGGCCGACCAGACCCGGCCGCAGGGTCTTCGTGAACAGGACGGTGCCGTCCTGCTCGCGCATCCGCACCGTCAGTTCGCCGCTGTCGCCGTCGATGTCGACCTCGCCGAAGAACTGGTAGCCGCCCGCGGGGGAGACGTTCGAGGCGGTCGGCGCCTTCACCCACACCCGTTCCGGGCCGAAGGTGTCGTCGAGCGCGCTGGCCGGGAAGGCACCCGCGTTGAGCGGACCGGAGACGAACTCCCAGAACGGCTCGAAGTCGCCGAACGCGGCGCGCGAGGGCTGGTAGTGCTGGGCCGAGGTGTGGTGCACGTCGGCCGTGAGCCACACGGTGCCGGTGATCCGCCGGTGCTTGACGAACCGCAGCAGCTCCGCGATCTGAAGCTCCCGTCCCAGCGGCGCGCCCGGGTCGCCCTGGGCCACCGCCTCGACGTTCCTGCGGCCCTCCGTGGTGTCCGGCACGACCAGGCCGATCGGCATGTCGGCGGCGATCACCTTCCACACCGCGCGCGAACGCGCCAGCTCCCGCTTGAGCCACTCCAACTGCTCGCGCCCGAGGATGCCCTGGGGGTCGACGGTCTGGTCACCGGAGGAGTTGGCGTTGCGGTAGGTCCGCATGTCCAGCACGAACACGTCGAGCAGCGGGCCCTGCCGCAGCACCCGGTACACCCGGCCCTCGCGGTCGCCCGGACGCGGCGTCGACATCGGGAAGTACTCGCTGAACGCCCGCCGCGCCCGCGCCGCCAGCACGTCGACGCTCTTCTCCGTGTACCGGGTGTCCGTGTCCGCGATCCGCTGGCCGGGGTACCAGTTGTTGCGCACCTCGTGGTCGTCCCACTGCACGATGGAGGGCACCTGGGCGTTGAACCGGCGCAGGTTCTCGTCGAGCAGGTTGTAGCGGAAATTCCCCCGGAACTCGGCGAGGGTCTCGGCCACCTTGGACTTCTCCTCGGTGGTGATGTTCCGCCAGACGCTGCCGTCCGGCAGGGCGGCGGTCTCGGCGATGGGGCCGTCGGCGTAGACGGTGTCACCGCTGAACAGGAAGAAGTCGGGGTCGAGCCGGGCCATCGCGTCGAAGATGCGGTAGCCCCCGAAGTCGGGGTTGATGCCCCAGCCCTGTCCGGCCAGGTCGCCCGACCACAGGAACCGTACGCCGTCCCGCCGCCGGGCCGGCACCGTGCGGAAGGTGCCGGTGACCGGCTCGCCGGTGCGGCGCGGGTCGTCGGGGTCGGCGAGCAGCACGCGGTAGTGGATCTGCTCGCCCGGCGGCAGCCCGCGCAGCCGGGTCGTGCCGGTCAGATCGGTGTCCGTGCCGAGCAGCGGCCCGTGCCACCTGCGGGGATTGCGGAACGACTCGGTCGCCGAGGTCTCGACGATCATCCGCGCCGGCCGGTCGGACCGCACCCACACCAGTCCCGAGTCACGGGTCACGTCGCCCGTCTGCACGCCCCACCGCGCCAGCGGACGTCCGGAGCGTGCGAACGCGGGCGCCGCGCCGAGGGCGGTGGGCAGGGTCAGGGCCGCCGAGGCCGCGAGCGAGCCGCGCAGAACGGCGCGACGGCCCGGGAACGAACGGTGTGACATGGATGCGCCTCCAGGGACGGGATCCGGCCAGTGTGTGCAGCCACACCTACGCGGGTGGCGCGGCTCGCACGCAAACCCGAGGTGAACAACTGATCGGACGGGACGACGCCCGACGACGGGCTTGCGCGCGGTCGGCGGTCGCGGTCACGCCCGGCTCCGGCTCCGGCTCCTGCCCGGTGGCGGTTCCGGTCCTGCTCGGAGGGGACCGGGCCCTCACCCCGTCGAGGCCCCGCCCGTCACCCGGCGGCGGCCTCCGCCATCAGGCGGACGCCCTCGTGGATGCGCGCGGGCGGCACGTGCGCGTAGCCCAGCACGAGGCGCACCCGCTCGTCCGGCTCCGCGTGGTGCGCGCAGTCCGTGAGCGGACGCACCGCCACACCGGCCCGCGCGACCCGCGCGAGGAACCGCTCCTGTGACCCGCAGCGTTCCGGCAGCGAGGCGATGACATGCAGCCCCGCCGCGATCCCGGACACCTCCGCGCCCGGGAAGTGCGCGGCCAGAGCGGCGACCAGCGCGTCGCGCCGCTCGCGGTAGGCGCGCCGGCAGCGGCGCAGCTGACGGTCGTAGTCGCCGCGCTCCACGAGACGGGCGAACAGCGCCTGGTCCAGCGCGGGGTGACCGAGGTCCATGGTGCGCTTGCGCTCCACCACCTCGTCCGTCCACGCCTGCGGCACCAGCAGCCAGCCGAGCCGCAGCCCCGGGGCGAGGGACTTGCTGACCGAGCCGGTGTAGGCCACGCGCTCGGGGTCGAGTCCCTGCAGCGCGCCGACGGGGGCGCGGTCGTACCGGAAGTCCCCGTCGTAGTCGTCCTCGAGGACGAGGCCGTCCACGGAGCGCGCCCAGTCCAGCAGGTCGGCCCGGCGCCGCGCGGAGTACGCGATCCCGGTGGGGAACTGGTGGGCCGGCGTCACGACGACCGCCCGCGCCCCCGACGCCCGCAGCGGCTCCAGGGTGAGCCCCTCGCCGTCCACCGGCACGGGTACGGCGGTGACCCCGGCGGAGGCGTAGAGGCCGGCGTGCTGCGGGCTGCCCGGGTCCTCCACGCCGACGGACCGCAGGCCGCGCGCGCGGAGCGCGAACCCCAGCAGGGTCATCGCCTGCGTCACCCCCGAGACGACCACGATCCGCTCGGGATCGGCCACCACGCCCCGCCGTCGCGCGAGCAGCCCGGCCAGGGCCGTGCGCAGCCGGGGGAGCCCGCGCGGGTCGGGGTAGCCCAGCTCCCGGTGCGGAAGGTCCGCGAGCACGGCGCGGTGCGCCGCGGCCCACGCCGCGCGCGGGAAGAGCGACGGATCGGGCGTGCCGGGGACGAAGTCGGCGCGGGCGCCGGGCGTACGCGGGGCGAGGTCGTGGGCGCGCGGGCGGGCGGCCCGTACCGCCTCTCCCACCCAGGTGCCGGCACCCCGGCCGGACCGCAGATAGCCCTCCGCCGTCAGCTGCTCGTACGCCTCGGTGACCAGCCCCCGCGACACACCGAGGTCGGCGGCCAGGTCGCGGCTCGACGGCAGCCGGGTCCCCGGTGCCAGCCGCCCCGAGCGCACCGCCTCGCGCAGCGCCGTCCGCAGCGAACGGCCGCGCGCGCGGGCGGGGGCGGAGGCGGCGGGCAGCAGCAACTCCCAGGCGGAGGAGGGGGTGTGCCCTTCGGAGCCGGTCCGCGGTGACGTCATGACGGGATCACCCTAGGCGCTGCCGGCCCGCTCCCGCACCGCTCAGCGGCTGCCGTCCAGGATGACGCGGGCGACCAGCGCCGGGTCGTCGTTCATGGGGACGTGGCCGCAGCCGGGCAGCCGCACCAGCCGGGCCCCCGGGATCGTCCGCTTGGCACGGACGCCCTGCCGGGGGACGAGCAGCCGGTCCCGGGCACCCCAGGCGACGGTCACGGGGATGTCGGGCACGTCGTCCGTGAACTGTACGGTGGCGCCCGCCCGGAGGGTCTCGGTGAAGCCCGTGGCGCCGGCGAGCGCCAGCGTCTCGGCGACCACGGCCTCGGGGGAACGGCGCCCGGGGCGGGCGTAGATGGTGCTGGTCAGCACCGCCCGGCCGGCCGCGGACCGGGAGAGCCGCTGGACCAGCGACAGCGGCATCCGCTCCGCGATCCGCCGCATGCCCGTCAGCACGGTGAAGGCGTACCGCCGTTCGGCCAGGGTCCAGAAGCCCGCCGGGGACAGCGCGGTGACGGACCGTACGAGCCGCTCGCGGCCGAGTTCCAGGGCCAGCAGACCGCCGAGCGAATTGCCCGCGACATGCGGCCGGTCCAGCTCCAGCGCCTCGCACAGGGCGCCGAGCGCGGCGTTCATGGTGGGCAGGTCGTGGGCGAGGCCGGCCGGCAGCGACGGGGAGGCGCCGAAGCCGGGCAGGTCCACGGCGATCACCTCGCGCTCGGTCGCCAGGATGTCCACCACCGGGTCCCAGGCCTGGCGGTGGTGGCCGATGCCGTGCAGCAGGAGCAGCGGTTCACCGCGGCCCACGCGCGCGTACGACAGGGTCACGGTCTGCGGGCCGAGGGGAGAGGTGACCTCGAAGGAGACGGTCGCGGACATGGGTGCTCCTCGTCTGGGACTCGCGGAAACGGACGCCGCCTGACGTCGTAGACAGCTTGTCAGCAATTGCTACCGACGGGTAGCCCCCGGTGCCGTCCCGATCTCCGCGCGGTGACCGGACAGCTTCCGGCGCGCGCTGGTGCCGCCTGGACACGACCGTGCGGGTCGGCTGGGATGGTGCCGTGACCACCGACACCGCGACCGATGTCTTCGAAGAGCACCGCCCCGTCCTCCTGGGAGTCGCCTACCGCATGCTCGGCCGGGTGGCCGACGCGGAGGACGTGGTCCAGGACGCGTGGCTGCGCTGGTCGGGCGGCGACCGGTCCGGGGTGCGCGAGCCGCGCGGCTACC is a window from the Streptomyces capillispiralis genome containing:
- a CDS encoding AAA family ATPase, giving the protein MRLHRLDITAFGPFGSTQSVDFGDLSAAGLFLLHGPTGAGKTSVLDAVCYALYGSVPGARQSGQGTTLRSDHAAPATRTQVTLDLTVAGRRLEITRQPPWERPKKRGTGTTTDKAQTWLREREAASGTWKDLSRSHQEIGEEITQLLGMSREQFCQVVLLPQGDFARFLRADAEARGRLLGRLFDTRRFADVEKRLAEQRRAAESRVRDGDADLLADAHRMQQAAGDTMELPELAPGDPGLAEAVLAAAAVARSTARERLTAAHCRLATAESALTVADRTLEDTRERDRLQRRFAEARERAARLQERSGAHREARTRMERARKAETVAPALELRDSADAEHRRAAGAEQRARALLPASLADAGPAGLAAAARRAAEELGGLESARRAERRLTELLAERADLDRRERADEEVREDAEAWLADWEQTRAGIQARIESAQQAATRAGELAVRRDPARQRLDAARTRDRLAEDTGTAAEQARAARERALAAQQHWLDLKERRLNGIAAELAAGLTDGEPCAVCGATDHPAPARKVDGHVDRETEERALADYRRADERRAEDERRLGVVREALAAASAEAGDAATEQLARAVEELEREYARARDAASVLHSAQEQLRRAEHEHEARTAAQREAAVRAASRVGRRERLDQEHRTLAEELTRARGDAPSVAARAEQLEQGVARLTEAADAARAAEEAAQRLKAADARLADAAFRAGFDTPQAAADALLDDAGHRELQRRLDAWQHEEAAVRAVLAEPETAAAAQLPPADLAAAQRAAEDAARRVREAASARDAAARRCAELDRLSARAAAAVRRLGPLREEYDRVARMAGLTAGTSADNERRMRLESYVLAARLEQVAAAATARLHRMSSGRYTLVHSDDRTGRGRSGLGLHVVDAWTGRERDTATLSGGETFFASLALALGLADVVTDEAGGVRLDTLFIDEGFGSLDDQTLDEVLDVLDSLRERDRSVGIVSHVADLRRRIHAQLEVVKGRTGSVLRQRGIR
- a CDS encoding Imm21 family immunity protein, whose amino-acid sequence is MVRYAEPGTVEWVESGGGPLIAVPEAVLPFWTGADGEETASDYDRACEVDGLVGLLPVGDSTALVLGDEPAPTAFLPEHGTLVRCVAGHSEAEVLASVPEALHTAPWGPETPYEVRGDLILFDAAWPGDRSTGTDHVRLALAPGRYAVRAAEVQPGPETWLVLVRFRALT
- a CDS encoding DUF885 domain-containing protein; protein product: MSQTNSALPRQVADAYVDELIALDPVTGTYLGVKESSSRLPDLSPAGQEALAELQRATLARLDEAERLPGADSGIERRCARLLRERLTAELAVHEADEHLRAVGNLGTVAHSVREVFTVTPAETDEDWAAIAERLRAVPTALAGYRESLALGLERKLYAAPRPTRTFVGQLSEWADTGEGRGWFEEFAAAGPDALRGELDEGARAATAAVVELRDWMRDVYAPAVEDAPDTVGRERYARWARYYNGTDLDLDEAYAYGWSEYHRLLGEMREEAEKILPGAATPWVALAHLDEHGRHIEGVDEVRDWLQGVMDRAIESLDGTHFDLAERVRRVESRIAPAGSAAAPYYTPPSEDFSRPGCTWLPTMGLTRFPVYDLVSTWYHEGVPGHHLQLAQWVHVSEDLSRYQASVGGVSANAEGWALYAERLMDELGFLADAEERLGYLDAQMMRAARVIVDIGMHLELEIPADSPFHPGERWTPELAEEFFGAHSSRPADFVESELTRYLTIPGQAIGYKLGERAWLLGRENARARHGDAFDLKAWHMAALSQGSLGLDDLVDELSAL
- a CDS encoding Lrp/AsnC family transcriptional regulator; the encoded protein is MAESVVLDPVDLLLLRLLQNDARTTYRDLAAQVGVAPSTCLDRVTRLRRSGVILGHRLELDPAKLGRGLQALLSVQVRPHRRELVGPFVERIRALPESLTVFHLTGPDDYLVHVAVADMTDLQRLVLDEFTARREVARVETRLIFQQWDCGPVLPPSPSAQTG
- a CDS encoding trans-sulfuration enzyme family protein, which gives rise to METRRTTRALATEAVHAGRDDLAGLGLHAPPIDLSTTYPSYDSRGEAARIDAFATTGAEPEGPPVYGRLGNPTVARFETALARLEGTESAVAFASGMAALSAVLLVRGSMGLRHVVAVRPLYGCSDHLLTAGLLGSEVTWTDPAGVADALRPDTGLVLVESPANPTLAEIDLRAVAHACGSVPLLVDNTFATPVLQRPAEQGARLVLHSATKYLGGHGDVLAGVVACDEEFAGRLRQVRFATGGVLHPLAGYLLLRGLSTLPVRVRAASANAAELAARLAADPRVARVHYPRVGGAMVSFEVHGDPHEVIAAVRLITPAVSLGSVDSLIQHPASISHRIVDADDRRDAGVSDRLLRLSVGLEDVEDLWADLDAALGERAGTPARPETLVQG
- a CDS encoding GNAT family N-acetyltransferase — protein: MSEATDIRHGGPAHRRWNPAELAARCSAGFHAWWARRHGSAPPAHDTGGAPPPSAAAGESELWRMRTTVKDEPGALAALCTALANLRVDILTLQTHPLGADTVDEFLLRAPAGTDLTAAVSRAGGTAVWLERADAHDLVDAPTRVLRLAARTAQDASELPLALRQLLGRCTIRSQPADIHGTDGAVPAEGSLEDTVIRLRAPEGGVITVERPYLPFTPTEFARARALVELDARLGPRIPRGRDVLTLPEGGDISVRRADTGDLAAARAMHERCSPHTLRMRYHGPVGDADRYLNHLLSPRFGRTLAAQTASGRIVGLGHLLWDGDETEVALIVEDAWQRRGIGGALLARLVAMAAEAGCAHVYAVTQASNTGMVAAMRALGLPLDYQIEEGTLVVTARLDAVAARGAREHGERIGRS